GCGGGCGTGCGGCATCGACCAGGACGTCCGGCGCGACCACCCGACCGGGATCTACCGGTTCACGCACGTTCCCGTGATGACGGCCCACGACGGCGACGTGAACGCGCGCGCCTTCGTGCGCTGGCTCGAGGCGCAGCGCTCCCACGATTTCGTGAAGGCGCAGCTCGCCGCCCTCCCGAAGGGAACGATTCGCGCGCCGGAAAAGCCGATCCGGCCAGAGCACGTCGCCATCTCGCTCGTCGAGGGGTGGCGCGGCGAGATCGCGCACGTCGCCGTCACCGACGCCGAAGGGCGCTTCGCGCGCTACAAGGTCGTCGACCCGTCGTTTCACAACTGGATGGGCCTGGCGATGGCGCTGCGCAACGAAGAGATCTCCGACTTCCCTCTCTCCAACAAGAGCTTCAACCTCTCCTACTGCGGGCACGACCTGTGAGGAGGCCGGGATGATCAGGACCCTCCTCGCGCGGATGTCCCAGAAGCACCGGACGATCCTCTGGCCGGACGGCCCCGCTCCGGCGCTCGCCCAGCGTTACCGCGGCCTTCCGGCGATCGACACGGCCCGCTGCCCCGAGGGGTGCCGCGACTGCGCCAGCGTCTGCCCCACGGAGGCGATCTCGTTCGCCGGAGGAAAGCCGCAGCTCGACCTCGGCCGCTGCCTCTTCTGTCCCGAGTGCGAGGCGGCGTGCCCCGAGAAGGCGATCTCGTTCACGAGCGACTACCGGCTCTCGGTCCGCGCGCGCGACGACCTCCGCCTCGAGGGGGCGGCGCTGCCGCTCGCGAAGGCGCTCGATGCGAAGCTCCTCTCGCTCTTCGGCCGGTCGCTGAAGCTCCGGCAGGTGAGCGCGGGGGGGTGCAACGCCTGCGAGGCCGACGTGAACGTCCTCGGGACGATCGGCTGGGACCTCGGGCGCTTCGGCATCCAGGTCGTCGCCTCGCCGCGGCACGCGGACGGACTCCTGATCACCGGCCCCGTCACGAAGAACATGGAGCTCGCGCTGAAGAAGACGTGGGACGCCGTTCCGCCGCCGAAGATCGTCATCGCCGTCGGCGCCTGCGCGATCTCGGGCGGGCCCTACCACGACCGCCCCGAGCAGCTCGGAGGGGCCGCGGCCGTCGTTCCCGTCGACCTCTTCGTCCCGGGTTGTCCGCCCCACCCGCTCACGATCCTCGACGGTCTCCTCAGGCTCCTCGGAAGGCTCGAGGACGAGGGCCGGGTCCCGCCACGCTGATGCGAGGGACGTCCTGATGCACGAGCTCTCCCTCGTCGCCGACATCTACCGCACGGCCCGCAAGGCGGTCGACGACACCGGCGCCGGCCCGCACCGGATCGAGGTCGTCCGCCTCGCCGTCGGCGAGCTGGCCGCCGTGGAGCCCGATCTCCTCGTATTCGCCTGGGAAGCGGTGACGGCGGGGACGCCCGACGCAGGCTCCCGCCTCGACGTCGACTTCCGGCCCGCGAAGCAGACCTGCGCCGCCTGCGGCGTCATCCCCGAGCGCGCGGCCGGAACCTGGCTGCGCCTCTGCCCGCGCTGCCAGGGGCCGCTCGGGATCGAAGGGGGTGACGAGCTCGACGTTTTGAACGTGACGTTCGAGGAGCCGGACGCGCCGGGCTGACCCGCCCGGGGCGCGGCAGACGCCCGGTTCTGCTGCAGCCGCGCTTCGTCCGGTGACGCCACTCGGGTAGGCTCGGTCGCACCATGAGCGAGCCCGGCGGAGACGACAGCCCGTTCAGCAGAGCCGCGACCATGGACGCCGACGGCGTCCCCCCGCCCGCCGCGCCGGAGAAGCTCCCCGCGCAGATCGGCGGCTTCCCGATCCTGAGAAAGCTCGGCGAGGGCGGGATGGGGATCGTCTACGAGGCCGAGCAGCAGAGCCCGCGTCGCCGCGTCGCCTTGAAGGTGGTCCGCGGCGGCCAGTTCGTCGACGAGACCTACCTCCGGATGTTCCGCCGCGAGGCGGAGACGCTCGCGCGGCTCGTCCACCCGAACATCGCGGCGATCTACGAGGCGGGACGGACCGAGGACGGCCAGCACTTCTTCACGATGGAGCTCGTCGCCGGCGAGACGCTCGGTGCCCATGCGCGGAGCCGTCTCGGCGGCGAGAGCCCGGGACCCGACGCGCTCCGGGAACGGATGAGGCTCTTCGGGACGATCTGCCGCGCGGTGAACCACGCGCACCAGCGCGGAGTCATCCACCGCGACCTGAAGCCCTCGAACATCGTCGTGACCGAGTCGGGCGAGGTGAAGATCCTCGACTTCGGCCTCGCGCGGATCACCGACGCGGACGTCGCCGTCGGGACGGTGATGACCGAGCTCGGGAAGATCTGGGGGACGCTGCCGTACATGAGCCCGGAGCAGACACGGGGCGACAGCCGCGACATCGACTTCCGGTCGGACGTCTACTCCCTCGGCGTCGTCCTCTACGAGCTCCTGACGGGCAGCAAGCCCTACGACACGCAGACGGGCTCCCTCGTGCAGGCCATCCAGACGATCTGCGAGGCGCCGCCCCGGCCGCTGAAGGAAGCGGCGGGAGGGACGGCGATCGACGCCGACCTCCAGACGATCGTGGCCAAGGCGCTCGAGAAGGAACCGGACCAGAGGTACCAGACCGCGATGGCCCTCGCGGAGGACGTGGAGCGCTGGCTCGCGCGGCGGCCCATCCTCGCCCATCCGCCGAGCACCTTCTACCAGCTCCGCAAGCTCGCGGCCCGGCACAGGGGGAGCGTCGCGGCGGCCGGCGCGATCGCCGGGCTGCTCGTGGCCCTGGCCACGACGATGGTCGTGCAGGCCCAGCGCGTGAGGAAGGAGCGCGACCGCGCCACGGCCGAGGCGGCGAGGGCGGGCGCGATCAACGCCTTCCTCCAGGATGCGCTCGGCGCGGCCGACCCGTGGGGAAAGGGCTCGCGCAACGTGGCGCTGCTCGACGCCCTCAGGCAGGCGCAGGCGAAGGCGGAGACGGCGTTCCGGGGCCAGCCCCTCGTCCAGGCCGAGGTGCTCCAGACGATCGGCACCACGCTTTCGAACCTCGCGGAGTTCCCCGAGGCCGAGAAAGCGCTCCGGGCCTCGCTCGAACTGCGTGCGGCGGCGGCCGGGAGGAGGAGCGCGGAAGCCGGGGCGTCGTACAGCGGACTCGCGGGCCTCTACGAGGCGTGGCGAAAGTTCGACGAATCCGAGGCGAACGGTCGAGAGGCCGTCGCGATCACGCGCGACGTCTACGGGGCGGACAGCCTCGACGCGGCCGCCGCTCTCGGCGACCTCGCGACGGCCCTGCGCCGCAAGGGGAAGCTCCCGGAAGCCAAGGCGCTCGCCGAGGAGATGCTGCGTATCGCACGGGCGAACGGCGGCGCGAGGGGAAAGGCGAACGGACGGGGCGTCGAGCCCGGGCGGGTCGAGACGAACGCGCTCCGGAACCTCGGGAGCATCGCGGTCGAGAAGCGGGACGGGAAGACCGCCGAGACCCTCGCGCGCGAGCTGCTGTCGCTGCTCCGGGCGCGGCACCCGGCGGGGCACCCGGAGGTCGCGAACGCGCTGAACGATCTCGCCGCGGCGCAGGTCCTGAACGAGGACTTCGCGGGCGCGGAGAAGAACTACCTGGAAGCCGTGGAGATGGCGACCGCGCTCCTCGGGGCGGAGCACCCCGAGGTCGCCAGCATGCGCGAGAACCTCGGGGGCGTCTACCTGCGCAACGGCCGCCTCGACGAGACCGCGCGCATCCTCGAGGAGGTGCTCGCCATCCGGCGCAAGGCGCTCGGGGACGACTCGGAGCCGGTGGCGCGGACGCTCACGAACACGGCGTTCGTCTACATGAAGGCCGGCAACGACGGGGCCGCCGAGCGGACGTACCGGGAAGCCGTGGAGCGGCTGGGCAGGAAGCTCGGGCCCGAGCATGCCGACGTCGGCCTCGCGCTCGCGTGCATGGGAGACGTCCTGCGCAAGCGGGGCAAGTT
Above is a genomic segment from Holophagales bacterium containing:
- a CDS encoding hydrogenase; protein product: MIRTLLARMSQKHRTILWPDGPAPALAQRYRGLPAIDTARCPEGCRDCASVCPTEAISFAGGKPQLDLGRCLFCPECEAACPEKAISFTSDYRLSVRARDDLRLEGAALPLAKALDAKLLSLFGRSLKLRQVSAGGCNACEADVNVLGTIGWDLGRFGIQVVASPRHADGLLITGPVTKNMELALKKTWDAVPPPKIVIAVGACAISGGPYHDRPEQLGGAAAVVPVDLFVPGCPPHPLTILDGLLRLLGRLEDEGRVPPR
- a CDS encoding hydrogenase maturation nickel metallochaperone HypA gives rise to the protein MHELSLVADIYRTARKAVDDTGAGPHRIEVVRLAVGELAAVEPDLLVFAWEAVTAGTPDAGSRLDVDFRPAKQTCAACGVIPERAAGTWLRLCPRCQGPLGIEGGDELDVLNVTFEEPDAPG
- a CDS encoding serine/threonine protein kinase, yielding MSEPGGDDSPFSRAATMDADGVPPPAAPEKLPAQIGGFPILRKLGEGGMGIVYEAEQQSPRRRVALKVVRGGQFVDETYLRMFRREAETLARLVHPNIAAIYEAGRTEDGQHFFTMELVAGETLGAHARSRLGGESPGPDALRERMRLFGTICRAVNHAHQRGVIHRDLKPSNIVVTESGEVKILDFGLARITDADVAVGTVMTELGKIWGTLPYMSPEQTRGDSRDIDFRSDVYSLGVVLYELLTGSKPYDTQTGSLVQAIQTICEAPPRPLKEAAGGTAIDADLQTIVAKALEKEPDQRYQTAMALAEDVERWLARRPILAHPPSTFYQLRKLAARHRGSVAAAGAIAGLLVALATTMVVQAQRVRKERDRATAEAARAGAINAFLQDALGAADPWGKGSRNVALLDALRQAQAKAETAFRGQPLVQAEVLQTIGTTLSNLAEFPEAEKALRASLELRAAAAGRRSAEAGASYSGLAGLYEAWRKFDESEANGREAVAITRDVYGADSLDAAAALGDLATALRRKGKLPEAKALAEEMLRIARANGGARGKANGRGVEPGRVETNALRNLGSIAVEKRDGKTAETLARELLSLLRARHPAGHPEVANALNDLAAAQVLNEDFAGAEKNYLEAVEMATALLGAEHPEVASMRENLGGVYLRNGRLDETARILEEVLAIRRKALGDDSEPVARTLTNTAFVYMKAGNDGAAERTYREAVERLGRKLGPEHADVGLALACMGDVLRKRGKFGESEATLRRALDVLVKTGGEDGGMTQWTLKAFVNLYTAWGRPAQAAAYTARLAPAK